The Elusimicrobiota bacterium genome has a window encoding:
- a CDS encoding (2Fe-2S)-binding protein — protein sequence MTNHKKFKLICRCEEITEEEIRKAVRNGADNIDAVKRITRAGMGLCQAKTCNKLVARIINEETGKPLSAIVPATIRPPIRPVPIKILGTKGEQE from the coding sequence ATGACAAACCATAAAAAATTTAAACTTATTTGCCGTTGTGAAGAAATCACTGAGGAAGAAATCAGAAAAGCAGTTAGAAATGGCGCTGATAATATTGATGCGGTTAAAAGAATAACCAGGGCAGGGATGGGTTTATGTCAGGCAAAGACCTGTAATAAACTGGTGGCGCGCATAATCAATGAGGAAACCGGGAAACCTTTGTCAGCTATTGTCCCGGCTACTATACGCCCACCCATCAGGCCCGTTCCAATAAAAATTTTAGGTACTAAGGGAGAGCAGGAATAA
- a CDS encoding 4Fe-4S binding protein, whose product MTKKSRSIPGEVSLKDLENCPGYPAEERLEQGPVAVIECIEKIPCNPCETACPSGAIIVGKPIINLPRLVEDKCKGCGLCIAPCPGLAIFVVDKTYSENKATVAFPYEYLPLPEKGQVVKGLNRKGEAICDAEVIKVMNIPKNKKTAVVTVAIPKVYSNQVRNIEPAGG is encoded by the coding sequence TTGACAAAAAAATCCAGGAGCATCCCGGGAGAAGTTTCATTAAAAGATTTAGAGAATTGTCCCGGGTATCCGGCTGAAGAACGTTTGGAGCAGGGGCCAGTTGCTGTTATTGAATGTATAGAAAAAATTCCCTGCAATCCTTGTGAAACAGCCTGTCCTTCAGGAGCAATTATTGTAGGTAAACCAATTATTAATTTACCCCGGTTAGTTGAAGATAAATGCAAAGGCTGCGGGTTATGTATTGCCCCCTGTCCAGGATTAGCTATTTTTGTGGTGGATAAAACCTATTCTGAAAATAAAGCTACGGTAGCTTTTCCCTATGAGTATTTACCTCTGCCTGAAAAGGGGCAAGTTGTTAAAGGATTAAACCGTAAAGGTGAAGCTATCTGCGATGCTGAAGTGATTAAAGTGATGAATATTCCTAAAAATAAAAAAACTGCAGTGGTAACAGTGGCTATACCAAAAGTTTATTCTAATCAAGTAAGGAATATAGAGCCCGCAGGCGGATAA
- a CDS encoding NAD(P)/FAD-dependent oxidoreductase, whose product MSGAELVIVGAGPAGLTAALESAKSGVEVVLIDENERPGGQLFKQIHKFFGSEEHQAGRRGYEIGYELLDKCKEAGVKIMLNTTVWGIFNKNTLGLVTQNKTKILQAKNIILATGASENPLAFPGWTLPGVMGAGAAQTMINIHRVLPGRRILMVGSGNVGLIVTYQLLQAGAKVVAVLEAMPKVGGYQVHASKIRRAGVPILTSCTVVEAKGADSVDEAIICSLDSQGKNIKHTEKKLKIDLICLAVGLSPLAELCWMAGCKFKYLSALGGHIPVHDEYMQTSIDGLYVAGDLAGVEEASTAMEEGRLAGVAVAHSLGYITKQEMEERKKVIWDSLQFLRTGPFGEMRQKAKNELIKKWSK is encoded by the coding sequence ATGAGTGGTGCTGAATTAGTAATAGTCGGCGCCGGCCCTGCCGGATTGACCGCAGCTCTGGAGTCAGCTAAATCAGGCGTGGAGGTTGTGCTCATTGACGAAAACGAACGTCCCGGCGGGCAGCTTTTTAAACAAATTCATAAATTTTTTGGTTCAGAAGAGCATCAAGCCGGGAGAAGAGGATATGAAATTGGATATGAACTTCTTGATAAGTGTAAAGAAGCCGGAGTAAAGATAATGCTGAACACAACAGTTTGGGGAATATTTAATAAAAATACTTTAGGATTGGTTACTCAGAATAAAACCAAGATTCTTCAGGCAAAAAATATAATTTTGGCTACAGGCGCTTCTGAAAATCCGCTTGCTTTTCCCGGGTGGACTCTCCCTGGAGTTATGGGCGCAGGAGCGGCCCAGACCATGATAAATATCCATCGTGTATTGCCCGGCAGAAGAATACTTATGGTGGGTTCAGGTAATGTCGGTTTAATTGTTACCTATCAGTTGCTTCAAGCTGGAGCCAAAGTAGTGGCAGTTTTAGAAGCTATGCCTAAAGTGGGAGGCTATCAAGTTCATGCTTCCAAAATCAGAAGAGCCGGAGTGCCAATTCTCACTTCCTGTACTGTTGTAGAAGCAAAAGGCGCCGATAGTGTAGATGAAGCTATTATTTGTTCTTTAGATTCTCAGGGGAAAAATATTAAACACACTGAAAAAAAACTTAAAATAGATTTAATATGCCTGGCAGTAGGTTTGAGTCCATTAGCTGAACTTTGCTGGATGGCTGGTTGTAAGTTTAAATATCTTTCTGCTCTTGGCGGACACATTCCTGTCCATGATGAATATATGCAGACTTCTATAGACGGCCTATATGTAGCCGGAGATTTAGCAGGAGTGGAAGAAGCTTCTACTGCTATGGAAGAAGGACGTTTAGCCGGCGTAGCTGTAGCTCATTCTTTAGGGTATATCACTAAACAAGAAATGGAAGAGAGAAAAAAAGTCATCTGGGATAGCCTGCAATTTTTGCGGACAGGCCCTTTTGGTGAAATGAGACAGAAAGCCAAAAATGAACTTATAAAAAAATGGAGTAAATAA
- a CDS encoding (2Fe-2S)-binding protein gives MRIVEHPILGKLEKKKKIKLWVNGRQLEAYENEPIAAALANTGLKVFHRTQELNEPRGIFCAIGRCTDCVMIVDGQPNVRTCVTPAKNGMRIQTQKGLGKWSVKK, from the coding sequence ATGAGAATAGTTGAACATCCTATTTTAGGGAAGCTAGAAAAAAAGAAAAAGATAAAATTATGGGTTAATGGCAGACAGCTTGAAGCTTATGAGAATGAACCGATAGCTGCCGCGCTTGCTAATACCGGGTTAAAAGTGTTCCATCGCACACAGGAACTGAATGAACCGAGAGGAATTTTCTGCGCTATAGGCAGATGCACTGATTGTGTTATGATTGTTGATGGCCAGCCTAATGTGCGTACTTGCGTTACTCCTGCAAAGAATGGTATGCGTATACAAACCCAAAAAGGGTTGGGAAAATGGAGTGTCAAAAAATGA